From the genome of Ananas comosus cultivar F153 linkage group 18, ASM154086v1, whole genome shotgun sequence, one region includes:
- the LOC109724199 gene encoding cytochrome P450 709B2-like, whose translation MLEACASGDGFERKENCGMNMDEIIDECKTFFFRGAQDDVTSSDLDCVPAVHKPRMAGEAPGGGPKTVWSLCPTYKEKQAKGMELGGIKIPKDTMLAIPIMMIHRDKELWGPDANEFDPSRFVNSIAKAAKHPSALLPFSIGPRSCIGKNFAMLEAKTVLAVLLQSLKAQLYV comes from the exons ATGCTAGAGGCTTGCGCATCGGGCGACGGCTTCGAGAGAAAAGAGAACTGTGGTATGAACATGGATGAGATCATCGACGAGTGCAAGACGTTCTTCTTCCGGGGGGCACAAGACGACGTCACATCTTCTGACTTGGACTGCGTTCCTGCTGTCCACAAACCAAGAATGGCAGGAGAAGCTCCGGGAGGAG ggcctaagacTGTATGGTCCCTGTGCCCCACATACAAAGAAAAGCAGGCTAAGGGCATGGAACTGGGAGGCATAAAAATCCCCAAAGACACCATGCTCGCGATACCGATCATGATGATCCACCGGGACAAGGAGCTTTGGGGCCCCGACGCCAACGAGTTCGATCCGTCGAGGTTCGTGAACAGCATCGCGAAGGCCGCGAAGCATCCGAGCGCGCTCCTGCCGTTCTCGATCGGGCCGAGGTCGTGCATCGGTAAGAACTTCGCAATGCTGGAGGCGAAGACTGTGCTCGCCGTGCTGCTGCAGAG CTTGAAGGCCCAACTATATGTTTGA
- the LOC109723934 gene encoding putative pentatricopeptide repeat-containing protein At3g01580 has product MLSRVKPGTSTITRFGKFTHNPLKKPFFSREALVLLLLRSSPTLTLPLLRQLHALLLVHGSSHVPHSQLLRAYVGNGAVRDALHVFDHMPRRSTFAYNSIIKGFVDLGRSSDALCFYNDMIREGFKADNFTYPLVLKACTGVSDIDRGREIHKCVEFEGVFSSNVFVRCALVDMYAKCGSLVAAREVFNEMPVRDLATWGAMICGTMQGGDWSEGLVLFRRMRSEGFGIDSAILATVIPACGRLGAPGLGMALHGLVVKFGVIGDLCVANALIDMYCKCGDTQIADRLFRTMEFKDVISWSSLIAGYLQNNEFAKSLGLFVEKMESGLTPNSVVIASIMPSVSELKLFKLGKEIHGYAVRRGHERDRFVASAVIGFYCKNGLMREAESIFRTVSDGDIAIGNSMITGYALQGDLDSATTTLRRIQEMGFRPDSVTIVSVLPLCNRFTMIDQGKELHAYATRAEFGSVVSVNNSLMDMYCKCGFVEFAKKIFDTMTERNTVTYNIVITALGMHGRGEEGIEFFDHMKEQSIEPDKVTFIALLSACSHARLLEKGLSFYNFMIKEYGICPDKEHYSCIVDLYSRAGRVDDAWDFIEKMLIEPDVDVLGSLLGACRVHKRVDIAELVGKQIYERGHEDPGYYILLSNIYADAGRWADVMRVRETILEKGLKKKKAGNSWV; this is encoded by the coding sequence ATGTTATCCCGGGTCAAACCCGGTACCAGCACCATAACCCGCTTCGGCAAATTTACACATAATCCCCTCAAAAAACCTTTCTTCTCCCGCGAagccctcgtcctcctcctcctcagatCGTCCCCGACCCTGACCCTGCCCCTGCTACGCCAACTCCACGCGCTCCTCCTCGTCCATGGCAGCTCACACGTGCCGCACTCCCAGCTGCTCCGCGCCTACGTCGGCAATGGCGCCGTCCGAGACGCCCTTCACGTGTTCGACCATATGCCCCGAAGAAGCACCTTCGCTTACAACTCCATCATCAAGGGCTTTGTTGACCTGGGTCGCTCTTCCGATGCTTTGTGTTTCTATAATGATATGATCAGAGAAGGATTTAAAGCCGATAATTTTACGTACCCGCTTGTTCTTAAAGCGTGCACGGGGGTATCGGACATCGATCGGGGTAGGGAGATTCATAAATGCGTCGAATTTGAAGGGGTTTTTAGTAGTAATGTGTTTGTGCGGTGCGCGCTTGTCGACATGTACGCGAAATGTGGGAGCTTGGTCGCAGCCCGGGAGGTGTTCAATGAAATGCCCGTGAGAGATTTGGCTACATGGGGGGCGATGATCTGCGGAACCATGCAAGGTGGGGATTGGTCTGAGGGCTTAGTTTTGTTCAGGAGGATGAGATCCGAAGGGTTTGGGATCGATTCCGCGATCTTGGCGACCGTTATTCCAGCTTGCGGTAGGTTAGGAGCACCGGGATTAGGAATGGCATTGCATGGATTGGTCGTTAAATTCGGAGTGATCGGTGATCTCTGCGTTGCGAATGCTCTGATCGATATGTATTGTAAATGCGGCGACACCCAGATAGCGGACCGCTTGTTCCGGACTATGGAGTTCAAGGATGTTATCTCTTGGAGTAGCTTAATTGCCGGATATTTACAAAATAATGAGTTTGCTAAGAGTTTGGGCCTTTTTGTCGAGAAGATGGAATCAGGTTTAACACCGAATTCCGTGGTGATCGCAAGCATCATGCCTAGTGTTTCCGAGCTGAAGTTGTTCAAACTCGGGAAAGAGATTCACGGCTATGCCGTTAGACGAGGACACGAGCGCGATAGATTTGTTGCGAGTGCAGTGATTGGTTTCTACTGCAAAAATGGTTTAATGCGAGAAGCGGAATCCATTTTCCGAACCGTGTCGGATGGAGATATCGCAATAGGGAACTCGATGATTACGGGATACGCTCTTCAGGGTGATCTTGATTCTGCAACAACCACGCTGCGAAGAATACAAGAAATGGGATTTAGACCCGATTCTGTAACGATCGTCTCTGTCCTTCCCCTCTGCAATCGCTTCACAATGATCGACCAAGGCAAGGAGCTGCACGCTTATGCAACTAGAGCAGAATTCGGATCGGTAGTTTCCGTGAATAATTCGCTGATGGATATGTACTGCAAATGTGGGTTTGTTGAATTCGCGAAGAAGATATTTGATACCATGACCGAGAGGAATACAGTGACTTACAACATCGTAATCACTGCACTCGGAATGCACGGTCGAGGAGAAGAGGGGATTGAGTTCTTCGATCATATGAAGGAACAAAGCATCGAACCAGATAAAGTGACTTTTATAGCTTTACTATCGGCTTGTAGCCATGCTAGGCTCCTCGAAAAGGGCTTATCGTTTTACAATTTTATGATAAAAGAGTATGGTATTTGCCCAGATAAAGAACACTACTCATGCATTGTGGATCTTTATAGCAGGGCGGGGAGAGTTGACGATGCGTGggattttattgagaaaatgtTAATCGAACCGGACGTAGATGTTTTAGGTAGCCTCTTAGGAGCCTGTAGAGTGCATAAGAGAGTCGACATTGCGGAGCTTGTAGGCAAACAAATTTACGAAAGAGGACATGAAGATCCTGGTTATTATATTCTGCTATCGAATATATATGCGGATGCTGGGAGATGGGCCGATGTGATGAGGGTGAGAGAAACGATACTAGAGAAgggtttgaagaagaagaaggccgGGAATAGCTGGGTTTAG